A single region of the Rhodococcus sp. W8901 genome encodes:
- a CDS encoding ABC transporter ATP-binding protein has protein sequence MRTDDQKVRARGLTKTYGAGETAVHALRGVDVDFAAGAFTAIMGPSGSGKSTLMHCLAGLDTATAGTVTIGGTEITALGDKALTELRRERIGFVFQAFNLLPVLSAEENMLLPMRLAGRVPEHSWRDEVVRRLGLSDRLGHRPHELSGGQQQRVAVARALLPQPDVIFADEPTGNLDSRTGAEVLDLLRSSVRETGQTVVMVTHDPVAASYADRVVLIADGGIAGEIDRPTTDSVIETMRLLGADDLSRAR, from the coding sequence ATGAGAACTGATGACCAGAAGGTGCGGGCGCGGGGCCTGACCAAGACCTACGGCGCCGGCGAGACCGCGGTGCACGCGCTGCGTGGCGTGGACGTGGACTTCGCGGCCGGGGCGTTCACCGCGATCATGGGGCCGTCGGGCTCGGGCAAGTCGACGTTGATGCACTGCCTCGCCGGACTCGACACCGCAACGGCGGGAACCGTGACGATCGGCGGCACCGAGATCACCGCGCTGGGCGACAAGGCACTCACCGAACTCCGTCGTGAGCGGATCGGGTTCGTGTTCCAGGCGTTCAACCTGCTGCCGGTGCTCTCGGCGGAGGAGAACATGCTGCTGCCGATGCGACTGGCGGGCCGGGTGCCCGAACACAGCTGGCGTGACGAGGTGGTGCGCCGGCTCGGGCTGTCCGACCGGCTCGGACATCGCCCGCACGAGCTGTCCGGGGGTCAGCAGCAGCGCGTCGCCGTCGCGCGGGCGTTGCTGCCGCAGCCGGATGTCATCTTCGCGGACGAGCCCACCGGCAACCTCGACTCGCGGACCGGCGCCGAGGTGCTCGACCTGCTGCGTTCGAGTGTCCGCGAGACCGGGCAGACCGTGGTGATGGTGACCCACGATCCGGTGGCCGCGTCGTACGCCGATCGGGTGGTGCTGATCGCCGACGGTGGGATCGCCGGTGAGATCGACCGTCCCACGACCGATTCGGTGATCGAGACGATGCGCCTCCTCGGCGCCGACGACCTGAGCCGGGCGCGCTGA
- a CDS encoding FtsX-like permease family protein — MRGLAWAQMRAHAGRYLASVLAVVIAVAFIVATLTLNSTLKAGVTDSLAGQYATTDVVVSGSDDLAAIRAVPGVHAVTEDVSTSVKVRRDGEGSSFGSAQSLSDDPGLRWQTLSDGRFPEAPGEIAVDAGSGVPIGSDLTVTTLSSEAQISDTAKVVGLVDLSGTAQQMNGTTVFATVGQLDAWTTGGGSREIRVAGDGVMSQQQLADRVRGALPADATVDTGVHRAELASQQFLGDSDLLASVLLAFGAIAVVVAALVIANTFAVLLAARTQELALLRCVGATAAQVRRSVRVEAAGVGVAASVLGVMLGVGTAWLVARIAAAADVPIPLRGLSVTPVTVIVGVVVGVVMTLAAASAPSRAATRVSPLAALQPLESTPEPVAVSRARRVLGTLALIAGVGILALGATTGQVLIACVGGLATFVAIVMLSQRIVPAVISRVGALLGRIGGPVGLLAAGNAGRNPRRTAATATALLIGVTLTSTLVVGIAVTKASAPGAVDDQFPVDVSVEAGGSTGLPGVLAERIRGLEGVDAVAPLGTADVSLPDGRTLPVVGVDVAAVRATLRTDVDLPGPHQLLLSPDDRLDLGLDLGETVSLTGNVGRSELTVGASTGQPALTEARLLAALSSQVTTDQMWIRLADRLSDDERRVVQDEITALAEQLAPGSEVGGSLAMRATLDSVLDTLLLVVAGLLSVAVVIALIGVGNTMALSVLERRRESGLLRAVGLTRAGLRSLLLWEAVLIAGVASALGVALGLAFGITGSASVFGFDDLVLGTLPWPTLALIVLGGGAAGVLAAILPARRAARTAPVAALAG; from the coding sequence ATGCGGGGGCTGGCGTGGGCGCAGATGCGCGCGCATGCGGGACGCTACCTCGCGTCGGTGCTGGCGGTCGTGATCGCGGTCGCGTTCATCGTGGCGACACTGACGCTGAACTCGACGTTGAAGGCGGGCGTGACGGATTCGCTTGCCGGGCAGTACGCCACGACGGACGTCGTGGTCAGCGGCAGCGACGACCTGGCGGCGATCCGGGCGGTGCCGGGGGTCCACGCGGTCACCGAGGACGTCTCGACGAGCGTCAAGGTGCGCCGCGACGGGGAGGGCTCGTCGTTCGGTTCGGCGCAGTCGCTGTCCGACGATCCGGGACTGCGCTGGCAGACCCTGTCCGACGGGCGATTCCCCGAGGCGCCGGGCGAGATCGCCGTGGACGCGGGTTCGGGCGTGCCGATCGGGTCCGATCTGACCGTCACCACGCTGAGCTCCGAGGCGCAGATCAGCGACACCGCGAAGGTGGTCGGGCTGGTCGATCTGTCCGGCACGGCGCAGCAGATGAACGGCACCACCGTCTTCGCGACGGTCGGGCAGCTCGACGCGTGGACGACGGGCGGCGGGAGCCGCGAGATCCGGGTCGCCGGCGACGGCGTGATGTCGCAGCAGCAGCTCGCGGACCGGGTGCGCGGCGCGCTGCCCGCCGATGCGACGGTCGACACCGGTGTCCACCGGGCGGAGCTGGCATCGCAGCAGTTCCTCGGCGATTCCGACCTCCTCGCGAGTGTCCTGCTGGCGTTCGGTGCCATCGCCGTCGTGGTCGCGGCGCTCGTGATCGCCAACACGTTCGCGGTGCTGCTGGCCGCGCGGACGCAGGAGCTGGCGCTGCTGCGGTGCGTGGGCGCGACGGCGGCGCAGGTCCGCCGCAGTGTGCGGGTCGAGGCGGCCGGTGTCGGCGTGGCCGCGTCGGTGCTGGGCGTGATGCTGGGCGTCGGAACGGCGTGGCTCGTGGCCCGGATCGCGGCCGCGGCGGACGTGCCGATCCCGTTGCGCGGGTTGAGCGTGACGCCGGTGACGGTGATCGTCGGCGTGGTGGTGGGCGTCGTGATGACCCTGGCCGCGGCGTCGGCTCCCAGCCGTGCCGCGACCCGGGTCTCCCCGCTGGCGGCGCTGCAGCCGCTCGAATCGACGCCCGAACCCGTCGCGGTGTCACGGGCGCGCCGCGTCCTCGGGACGCTCGCGTTGATCGCGGGTGTCGGCATCCTCGCGCTGGGGGCCACCACCGGTCAGGTGCTGATCGCGTGCGTCGGCGGTCTGGCGACGTTCGTCGCGATCGTGATGCTGAGCCAGCGGATCGTTCCGGCGGTGATCTCTCGGGTCGGTGCGCTGCTGGGACGGATCGGTGGGCCGGTGGGACTGCTCGCCGCCGGCAACGCCGGCCGCAATCCGCGCCGGACCGCGGCGACCGCGACGGCCCTGCTGATCGGCGTCACGCTCACGAGCACGCTCGTCGTCGGCATCGCCGTGACGAAGGCCAGTGCGCCCGGCGCGGTCGACGACCAGTTCCCGGTGGACGTGAGCGTCGAGGCGGGTGGCAGCACCGGACTGCCCGGCGTCCTGGCCGAGCGCATCCGCGGCCTCGAGGGTGTGGACGCGGTGGCCCCGCTCGGCACCGCCGACGTCTCCCTGCCCGACGGCCGGACGCTGCCGGTGGTCGGCGTGGACGTCGCGGCGGTCCGGGCGACCCTGCGCACCGACGTCGACCTGCCCGGTCCGCACCAGCTGCTGCTGTCGCCGGACGACCGGCTCGATCTGGGGCTCGACCTCGGCGAGACGGTGTCCCTCACGGGCAACGTCGGACGAAGCGAGCTGACGGTCGGCGCGTCCACGGGCCAGCCGGCCCTCACCGAGGCGCGCCTGCTCGCGGCCCTGTCGTCGCAGGTGACGACCGACCAGATGTGGATCCGGCTCGCCGACCGACTGAGCGACGACGAGCGCCGTGTGGTGCAGGACGAGATCACTGCGCTCGCGGAGCAACTGGCACCGGGAAGCGAGGTCGGTGGATCGCTGGCGATGCGCGCGACCCTCGACAGTGTCCTCGACACGCTGTTGCTGGTCGTGGCGGGACTGCTGTCGGTGGCCGTGGTGATCGCACTGATCGGCGTCGGCAACACGATGGCGCTGTCGGTGCTCGAGCGGCGCCGGGAGTCGGGCCTGCTGCGCGCCGTGGGGCTCACACGCGCGGGCCTGCGGTCGTTGCTGCTGTGGGAGGCGGTGCTGATCGCCGGGGTGGCGTCGGCGCTCGGTGTGGCGCTGGGCCTCGCGTTCGGCATCACCGGATCGGCGTCGGTGTTCGGCTTCGACGACCTCGTGCTGGGCACGCTGCCGTGGCCGACCCTCGCGTTGATCGTGCTGGGCGGGGGAGCGGCCGGAGTGCTCGCCGCGATCCTGCCGGCGCGGCGGGCAGCGCGCACCGCGCCGGTGGCGGCGCTGGCCGGGTGA
- a CDS encoding LCP family protein, whose protein sequence is MPRPPAPVSRIQIAIAVAAVLVLVITGFAWRSVDSLRSSLSTIGDLGLGGAKDGAVDILLVGTDSRTDAHGNPLSQSELESLRAGEEVASNTDTIVLVRVPNDGSSATAISIPRDAYVDVPGIGMSKINAAYGATKETERQKLVEDGESDSDAEKESTQAGREALIKSVAKLTGITVDHYAEIGLLGFVLLTDAVGGVDVCLNAAVDEPLSGAKFPAGDQTLDGSDALSFVRQRHNLPRGDLDRIVRQQVFMASLVREVLSAQTLTNPGKLNQLSSAVQRSVVLDADWDIIEFATQLKDLAGGKVKFETIPVVDINAMTDYGESIVQVDPKAVRKYVAGLVGEEPTEDKSDQSTTSAVPTEMPDIDPSSVTVDVSNDSSISGLASSVGTTLDGKGFGLGEVGNNTGKSVTRSTVFANKSDSKGAQAVSVTLGGLPIETDKSLSSGTVRVVLAGDYKGPSGTSSGSGSGSSGISSAGTSPTPVEPGPAIDAGNNGPHCVN, encoded by the coding sequence GTGCCGCGACCGCCAGCCCCGGTCTCGCGCATCCAGATCGCCATCGCGGTCGCTGCGGTGCTGGTGCTCGTGATCACCGGATTCGCTTGGCGCAGTGTCGACTCGCTGCGGTCGAGCCTCTCGACGATCGGCGATCTCGGACTGGGCGGCGCCAAGGACGGCGCCGTCGACATCCTGCTCGTCGGTACCGACAGCCGCACCGATGCCCACGGCAATCCGCTCAGTCAATCCGAACTCGAGTCGCTGCGTGCGGGCGAGGAGGTCGCGTCCAACACCGACACGATCGTCCTGGTGCGCGTGCCCAACGACGGCAGTTCGGCCACCGCCATCTCCATTCCCCGCGACGCGTACGTGGACGTGCCCGGGATCGGGATGTCGAAGATCAACGCCGCTTACGGCGCGACCAAGGAAACCGAGCGGCAGAAGCTGGTCGAGGACGGGGAATCCGATTCCGACGCCGAGAAGGAATCGACGCAGGCGGGCCGCGAAGCGCTCATCAAGTCCGTCGCGAAACTGACCGGCATCACCGTCGACCACTACGCGGAGATCGGTCTGCTCGGCTTCGTCCTGCTCACCGACGCGGTCGGCGGGGTCGACGTGTGCCTCAACGCGGCTGTCGACGAACCGCTCTCGGGTGCGAAGTTCCCCGCCGGCGACCAGACACTCGACGGCTCCGATGCCCTGAGCTTCGTCCGCCAGCGACACAACCTGCCCCGCGGCGACCTCGACCGGATCGTCCGCCAGCAGGTGTTCATGGCCTCGCTGGTGCGCGAGGTGCTGAGCGCGCAGACCCTCACCAACCCCGGCAAGCTGAACCAGCTCAGTTCCGCGGTGCAGCGGTCGGTGGTGCTCGACGCCGACTGGGACATCATCGAGTTCGCCACCCAGCTCAAGGACCTCGCGGGCGGCAAGGTCAAGTTCGAGACGATCCCCGTCGTCGACATCAACGCGATGACCGACTACGGCGAGTCGATCGTGCAGGTCGATCCCAAGGCCGTCCGCAAGTACGTCGCCGGACTGGTCGGTGAGGAACCCACCGAGGACAAGTCCGACCAGAGCACCACGTCCGCCGTCCCGACCGAGATGCCCGACATCGATCCGTCCTCCGTCACCGTCGACGTCTCCAACGACAGCAGCATCAGCGGTCTCGCCTCGAGCGTCGGAACGACCCTCGACGGCAAGGGCTTCGGCCTCGGCGAGGTCGGGAACAACACGGGCAAGTCCGTGACGCGATCCACCGTGTTCGCGAACAAGTCGGACAGCAAGGGCGCCCAGGCCGTCTCGGTGACTCTCGGTGGCCTGCCGATCGAGACCGACAAGTCGCTGTCGTCGGGCACCGTGCGTGTCGTCCTCGCCGGCGACTACAAGGGTCCCTCCGGAACCTCGTCGGGCTCCGGATCCGGATCCTCGGGCATCTCCAGCGCCGGCACCTCGCCCACCCCCGTCGAACCCGGTCCCGCGATCGACGCGGGCAACAACGGCCCCCACTGCGTAAATTGA
- a CDS encoding glycosyltransferase family 2 protein has product MSSKLAVVTVTYSPGEHLEHFLDTLADATVENPQVILADNGSTDGAPEAAEAAHDHVRLLRTGGNIGYGGAINRAVAEIDPDIEFVVVVNPDVRWSPGAIDELLAAAARWPRAGALGPMVREPDGSMYPSARRVPDLISGAGHAVLGSVWPSNPWTQRYLQENETITERPAGWLSGSCLLLRRVAFDSIDGFDSRYFMYMEDVDLGDRLGKAGWLNVFVPSAEVTHAKGHAAGRHPELMLPAHHQSAYRFQADRHPAWWQAPLRWALRGGLALRSKLAVAAAVRERREDERKQNERREIEIEGKA; this is encoded by the coding sequence GTGAGTTCGAAGCTGGCCGTGGTGACGGTGACCTACTCGCCCGGCGAGCATCTGGAGCATTTCCTCGACACGTTGGCCGATGCGACGGTCGAAAACCCGCAGGTCATCCTGGCCGACAACGGGTCGACCGACGGGGCGCCCGAGGCCGCTGAGGCGGCTCACGATCACGTCCGACTGCTCCGCACCGGCGGCAACATCGGGTACGGCGGTGCGATCAATCGCGCCGTCGCCGAGATCGACCCAGACATCGAGTTCGTCGTCGTCGTCAATCCCGATGTGCGCTGGTCGCCCGGCGCGATCGACGAACTGCTCGCCGCGGCAGCGCGCTGGCCGCGGGCCGGTGCCCTCGGGCCGATGGTCCGCGAACCCGACGGCAGCATGTACCCCTCGGCCCGTCGCGTGCCCGATCTGATCTCCGGTGCCGGCCACGCCGTCCTCGGTTCCGTCTGGCCGTCCAACCCGTGGACGCAGCGGTACCTCCAGGAGAACGAGACCATCACCGAGCGTCCCGCCGGGTGGTTGTCCGGCTCGTGCCTGCTGCTGCGCCGGGTCGCGTTCGACTCGATCGACGGCTTCGACTCCCGCTACTTCATGTACATGGAGGATGTGGACCTCGGTGACCGGCTCGGTAAGGCGGGCTGGCTCAACGTCTTCGTGCCGTCGGCCGAGGTGACCCATGCCAAGGGCCATGCCGCGGGCCGGCATCCCGAGTTGATGCTGCCCGCCCATCATCAGAGCGCCTACCGCTTCCAGGCCGATCGCCACCCCGCGTGGTGGCAGGCCCCGCTGCGGTGGGCTCTGCGGGGTGGACTCGCCTTGCGTTCGAAGCTCGCGGTCGCGGCAGCGGTTCGGGAGCGCCGGGAAGACGAGCGCAAGCAGAACGAGCGTCGAGAGATCGAGATTGAGGGGAAAGCATGA
- a CDS encoding sugar phosphate nucleotidyltransferase produces the protein MTTASATDAVILVGGQGTRLRPLTLSAPKPMLPTAGVPFLTHLLARIKQAGITHVVLGTSFKAQVFEEHFGDGSDLGLEIEYVTEVEPMGTGGGIRNVLPSLRADNIMVFNGDVLGGTDLGAVLDTHHRTNADVTLHLVRVGDPRAFGCVPTDDDGRVKAFLEKTQDPPTDQINAGCYVFRREIIEKIPSDRPVSVEREVFPALLADGARVFGHVDTSYWRDMGTPDDFVRGSADLVRGIAPSPALEGPRGESLVHPGAGVAPGALLIGGTVVGRGAEVGAGARLDGAVLFDGAQVEAGAVVERSIIGFGARIGPRALIRDAVIGDGADVGARCELIGGARVWPGVKLPDGGVRFSTDV, from the coding sequence ATGACAACTGCTTCGGCGACCGATGCCGTCATTCTGGTCGGGGGTCAGGGGACCCGGCTGCGTCCGCTGACGCTGTCCGCCCCCAAGCCCATGCTCCCCACTGCCGGGGTGCCGTTCCTCACGCACCTGTTGGCCCGGATCAAGCAGGCCGGGATCACGCACGTCGTGCTGGGCACGTCGTTCAAGGCCCAGGTGTTCGAGGAGCATTTCGGTGACGGCAGCGACCTGGGACTCGAGATCGAGTACGTCACCGAGGTCGAGCCGATGGGTACCGGCGGCGGCATCCGCAACGTGCTGCCGAGCCTGCGTGCGGACAACATCATGGTCTTCAACGGTGACGTCCTGGGCGGCACCGATCTCGGGGCGGTGCTCGACACCCATCACCGGACCAACGCCGATGTGACGCTGCACCTCGTGCGGGTCGGCGATCCGCGCGCGTTCGGTTGCGTGCCCACCGACGACGACGGCAGGGTCAAGGCGTTCCTGGAGAAGACCCAGGATCCGCCGACCGACCAGATCAATGCCGGCTGCTACGTCTTCCGCCGCGAGATCATCGAGAAGATCCCGTCGGATCGCCCGGTGTCGGTCGAGCGTGAGGTGTTTCCGGCCCTGCTGGCCGACGGGGCCCGCGTGTTCGGTCACGTCGACACGTCGTACTGGCGTGACATGGGTACCCCCGACGACTTCGTCCGCGGCTCCGCGGACCTGGTGCGCGGCATCGCGCCGTCGCCGGCACTCGAGGGTCCGCGCGGCGAGTCGCTGGTCCATCCCGGCGCGGGTGTCGCACCGGGCGCGCTGCTGATCGGCGGCACCGTCGTGGGGCGGGGCGCCGAGGTGGGCGCGGGCGCCCGACTCGACGGCGCGGTGCTGTTCGACGGCGCCCAGGTGGAGGCCGGTGCCGTGGTCGAGCGGTCGATCATCGGTTTCGGCGCCCGTATCGGTCCGCGCGCGTTGATCCGCGACGCCGTGATCGGCGACGGCGCGGATGTCGGTGCGCGGTGCGAACTGATCGGCGGGGCGCGAGTGTGGCCCGGCGTCAAGCTGCCCGACGGCGGAGTGCGCTTCAGCACCGACGTGTGA
- a CDS encoding endonuclease domain-containing protein — protein MNHFGVHTFEELTAAGVPPSTIGSRCRTGRYRRVLPRVYATGEPKILEATVPPNIRARAPEWLRIHRLVLDPAEVVECRSLPTVSSTQALVDCATVMPAPEFEPLVDAEPCRSVNPVRVRDLCTAHPGRWGNTAAVAQLRVAAVRAESEPERILARAFHARRCPLAANEAVGPYVCDFVDAPGRVVVEVDGREFHSAPEVFRSDRRRQNWLVRQGWLVLRYAAYDVLEDSGRVADEVVEVVRRRRHARR, from the coding sequence ATGAACCACTTCGGAGTCCACACGTTCGAGGAGTTGACCGCCGCCGGGGTGCCGCCGAGCACGATCGGCAGCCGCTGTCGCACCGGCCGGTACCGGCGCGTCCTCCCCCGGGTCTACGCGACCGGCGAGCCGAAGATCCTCGAAGCGACGGTCCCGCCGAACATCCGGGCCCGCGCACCCGAGTGGCTCCGGATCCACCGCCTGGTCCTGGACCCGGCCGAGGTCGTCGAGTGCCGTTCGCTGCCGACGGTGTCGAGCACGCAGGCACTCGTCGACTGCGCGACCGTGATGCCCGCGCCCGAGTTCGAGCCCCTCGTCGACGCCGAACCGTGCCGGTCCGTGAATCCGGTGCGCGTGCGGGACCTGTGCACCGCGCATCCCGGGCGCTGGGGCAACACCGCGGCGGTGGCGCAACTGCGGGTCGCCGCGGTGCGCGCGGAGTCCGAACCCGAGCGGATCCTCGCACGGGCGTTCCACGCTCGACGCTGCCCGCTCGCCGCCAACGAAGCCGTCGGGCCGTACGTCTGCGACTTCGTCGATGCACCGGGGCGGGTGGTCGTCGAGGTCGACGGCCGCGAGTTCCACAGTGCGCCCGAGGTGTTCCGGTCCGACCGCCGACGGCAGAACTGGCTGGTCCGTCAGGGGTGGCTGGTGCTGCGGTACGCCGCGTACGACGTCCTCGAGGACTCCGGGCGGGTCGCGGACGAGGTGGTCGAGGTGGTTCGACGACGCAGGCACGCACGCCGATGA
- a CDS encoding TIGR03089 family protein — MPNLTTALLDPILATDPAGPRITYYDDATGERVELSAITLANWAAKTANFLCDEFALMPGARVSVLLPAHWQTAAVLLGAWWAGLEVTLEADPDADAALVTADRLDDVADAPEVAVLSLDAFGRPVPDLPVGVTDYATAVRVHGDQFRPGGAGSAALDGRGVDDVLTAARAVAVAQNVSGSDRVLSTRSWATTDDLIAGLVSVLAAGASLVQVSNPDDAAMTRRVESEKVTAQLAT; from the coding sequence GTGCCCAACCTGACCACCGCGCTGCTCGACCCGATCCTGGCCACCGACCCGGCCGGCCCGCGGATCACGTACTACGACGACGCCACCGGCGAGCGGGTGGAGCTGTCCGCGATCACGCTGGCGAACTGGGCGGCCAAGACCGCCAACTTCCTGTGCGACGAGTTCGCGCTGATGCCCGGCGCGCGGGTCTCGGTGCTGCTGCCGGCGCACTGGCAGACCGCCGCCGTCCTGCTCGGCGCGTGGTGGGCCGGGCTCGAGGTGACGCTGGAGGCCGATCCCGACGCCGACGCGGCCCTGGTCACGGCGGATCGACTCGACGACGTCGCCGATGCGCCCGAGGTTGCGGTGCTGTCGCTGGACGCCTTCGGCCGTCCGGTCCCCGACCTGCCGGTGGGCGTCACCGACTACGCGACCGCGGTGCGTGTGCACGGCGACCAGTTCCGTCCCGGCGGTGCCGGGTCCGCGGCGCTGGACGGCCGCGGTGTCGACGATGTCCTGACAGCGGCCCGGGCGGTGGCCGTCGCGCAGAACGTGAGCGGCTCGGACCGGGTCCTGTCCACCCGTTCGTGGGCGACCACCGACGACCTGATCGCGGGACTGGTCTCGGTCCTCGCCGCCGGGGCGTCGCTGGTGCAGGTGTCGAACCCGGACGACGCGGCGATGACGCGGCGCGTCGAATCCGAGAAGGTCACCGCTCAGCTCGCGACGTAG
- the rfbD gene encoding dTDP-4-dehydrorhamnose reductase — protein sequence MKRILVTGARGQLGGRLLALQDLVDVPIVGVGSDELDITDRGAVDAWVEPGSVVVNCAAYTAVDAAESDEETAAAVNATGPRNLASACARAGSRLIHVSTDYVFAGDRAGDRAVPYETDDPTDPQTVYGRTKLAGELAIREVLPDAQIVRTAWVYTGVGNDFVATMLRLERDRDTVQVVTDQVGSPTYSADLAAGLLELARTGGGGATTLHATNSGTATWFDLARAVFEGVGADPARVRPCSSAEFVRPAPRPAYSALSPASWVAAGLTPLRPWQDALGDALARLE from the coding sequence GTGAAGAGGATTCTGGTGACCGGCGCACGCGGGCAGTTGGGTGGTCGCCTGCTCGCGTTACAGGACCTCGTCGACGTTCCGATCGTCGGAGTGGGTTCGGACGAGCTCGACATCACCGACCGCGGTGCCGTCGACGCCTGGGTGGAACCCGGTTCGGTGGTGGTGAACTGCGCGGCCTATACCGCCGTGGACGCCGCGGAGTCGGACGAGGAGACCGCCGCCGCGGTCAACGCGACCGGGCCGCGGAACCTGGCGTCGGCGTGTGCGCGTGCGGGGTCGCGGTTGATCCACGTCTCCACCGACTACGTCTTCGCGGGGGACCGTGCGGGGGACCGTGCCGTGCCGTACGAGACGGACGACCCCACCGATCCGCAGACGGTGTACGGCCGGACCAAGCTCGCCGGCGAGCTTGCGATCCGCGAGGTGCTGCCTGACGCGCAGATCGTCCGGACGGCATGGGTGTACACGGGAGTCGGGAACGACTTCGTCGCGACGATGCTGCGGCTCGAGCGCGACCGCGACACCGTCCAGGTGGTCACGGACCAGGTGGGTTCGCCCACGTACTCCGCGGACCTCGCTGCCGGACTGCTCGAACTGGCCCGCACCGGCGGCGGGGGCGCGACCACGCTGCACGCGACCAACTCGGGTACCGCGACATGGTTCGACCTTGCCCGTGCCGTGTTCGAGGGGGTGGGCGCCGACCCCGCGCGGGTCCGGCCGTGCAGCAGCGCCGAGTTCGTGCGCCCCGCGCCGCGACCCGCCTACTCGGCGCTCTCGCCCGCGTCGTGGGTTGCAGCCGGTCTGACCCCGCTGCGGCCGTGGCAGGACGCGCTGGGCGACGCGCTGGCCCGGCTCGAATGA
- a CDS encoding response regulator, translating to MEETSARPIRVALVDDQQLVRAGFRMVIDSQPDLTVVMEASDGARGVDELSRTPADVVLMDVQMPIMDGIEATRRLTAQDESPKVVVLTTFENDEYVMSAISAGASGFLLKDVPPEQLLDAIRTVHRGDAVIEARSTRKLLQHVGPMLGNAVRPSLPDDLTPREVEVLEAMARGLSNSEIAEKFVVSEATVKTHVGRVLSKTGSRDRVQAVLYAFQIGLVRPQDLLGSD from the coding sequence ATGGAAGAAACCTCCGCGCGGCCGATCCGCGTCGCCCTGGTCGACGATCAGCAACTGGTGCGGGCGGGGTTCCGGATGGTGATCGATTCGCAGCCGGACCTGACGGTGGTGATGGAGGCGTCCGACGGTGCCCGTGGCGTCGACGAGCTGTCGCGTACCCCCGCCGACGTCGTGCTGATGGACGTGCAGATGCCGATCATGGACGGCATCGAGGCCACCCGCCGGCTCACCGCGCAGGACGAGTCCCCGAAGGTGGTGGTGCTCACCACGTTCGAGAACGACGAGTACGTGATGTCGGCGATCAGCGCGGGCGCGAGCGGCTTCCTGCTCAAGGACGTCCCGCCGGAGCAGTTGCTCGACGCGATCCGCACCGTGCACCGCGGCGACGCCGTCATCGAGGCGCGGTCCACCCGCAAGCTGCTGCAGCACGTCGGCCCGATGCTGGGCAATGCGGTGCGGCCGTCGCTTCCGGACGACCTGACGCCCCGCGAGGTCGAGGTGCTCGAGGCGATGGCGCGCGGGCTGTCGAACTCGGAGATCGCCGAGAAGTTCGTGGTCTCCGAGGCGACCGTGAAGACCCACGTGGGACGGGTGCTCTCGAAGACCGGCTCGCGGGACCGGGTGCAGGCCGTGCTGTATGCGTTCCAGATCGGTCTCGTGCGGCCGCAGGATCTTCTGGGCTCCGACTGA